One genomic window of Agarivorans sp. Alg241-V36 includes the following:
- a CDS encoding TatD family hydrolase, whose protein sequence is MAWFDTHCHLDFAPFNLDLPAHLAEFKHHNIQQCLVPAVGPENWQTLVDLSSLNMLKIALGYHPCFLNKAALQGKPELLLGELEALGLLVQQHRELISAWGECGLDGRFPETIVHQEFAFNWQIKAAQQQALPLLIHSVRLHDRVAQLLKNAHFEQGGIIHGFSGSYVQASRFVDLGFKIGVGGTITWPRSEKTRKALKRLPLDALVLETDAPDMPLFEMQQQHNTPLNLSIIFEQLAALRSESPQELEQALWDNSLQVLSLEG, encoded by the coding sequence ATGGCTTGGTTTGATACACATTGTCACTTGGACTTCGCGCCATTTAATCTCGATTTACCGGCCCATTTAGCTGAATTTAAACACCACAACATTCAACAATGTTTAGTGCCTGCAGTGGGCCCGGAAAACTGGCAAACCCTTGTCGATTTATCTTCCCTAAATATGTTGAAGATAGCCTTGGGTTATCACCCGTGTTTTTTAAATAAAGCCGCTTTGCAGGGAAAGCCTGAATTATTGCTTGGCGAACTAGAGGCTTTAGGTCTGTTAGTTCAACAGCATCGCGAGCTAATTAGCGCATGGGGAGAGTGCGGCTTAGATGGTCGTTTTCCTGAAACCATAGTTCATCAAGAGTTTGCCTTTAATTGGCAAATAAAGGCGGCCCAGCAACAAGCGTTGCCCTTGCTTATCCACTCGGTGCGCTTGCACGACCGTGTTGCCCAGCTATTAAAAAACGCCCACTTTGAACAAGGTGGGATTATCCACGGTTTTAGTGGCAGTTATGTTCAAGCCAGCCGCTTTGTTGATTTGGGTTTCAAAATTGGGGTAGGCGGCACCATAACTTGGCCGCGTTCAGAAAAAACCCGCAAAGCGCTAAAACGGCTACCGTTAGATGCACTGGTGTTAGAAACCGATGCGCCAGACATGCCTTTATTTGAGATGCAACAACAGCACAATACGCCGCTTAATCTTTCAATTATTTTTGAGCAACTCGCCGCGCTACGCAGTGAGTCTCCTCAAGAGCTTGAGCAGGCTTTGTGGGATAACAGCCTGCAAGTCTTGAGTTTAGAAGGGTAA
- a CDS encoding BMP family protein, with the protein MKTFTTNLTAAALAVASFSALAAKPAVVYDTAGKFDKSFNEAVFRNGVEVFKKEKGVDVREFEPQNEAQREQGLRRLAGRGFSPIVAVGFNMASAVEKVAAEYPDTKFTIIDMVIDKPNVQSVVFKEHEGSFLVGALAAKVSKTNTVGFVGGMDIPLIRKFACGYEQGARYANADAKVLQNMTGSTPAAFADPAKGSELAKSQFSQGADVIYAAAGGTGLGVYQAAKDAGKYAIGVDSNQNHLQPGTMLTSMVKKVGAVAYSTWEEGMNDTWQPGIKALGLKEDSVDWAQDEYNASLITPELKAYVEGIKADIISGKIAVHDYMSDNTCNY; encoded by the coding sequence GTGAAAACATTCACAACCAACCTTACAGCTGCAGCTTTAGCAGTTGCCTCTTTTAGCGCTTTAGCCGCGAAACCAGCCGTTGTTTATGATACTGCCGGCAAATTTGATAAATCCTTCAATGAAGCTGTTTTTCGCAATGGCGTAGAAGTATTTAAAAAAGAAAAAGGCGTTGATGTACGTGAGTTTGAGCCACAGAATGAAGCACAACGCGAGCAAGGTTTACGCCGTTTAGCTGGCCGCGGTTTCAGCCCCATTGTTGCGGTAGGCTTTAACATGGCCTCAGCTGTTGAGAAAGTGGCAGCCGAATACCCTGATACTAAATTCACCATTATCGACATGGTGATTGATAAACCAAACGTGCAGTCGGTGGTATTTAAAGAACACGAAGGTTCTTTCCTAGTAGGCGCATTAGCGGCCAAAGTATCTAAAACCAATACCGTTGGTTTTGTAGGCGGCATGGATATTCCGCTTATCCGTAAATTTGCCTGTGGCTATGAGCAAGGTGCGCGTTATGCTAATGCCGACGCCAAAGTACTGCAAAACATGACCGGCTCTACACCAGCGGCTTTTGCCGACCCAGCCAAAGGCTCCGAGCTTGCTAAATCTCAGTTTTCTCAAGGTGCTGACGTTATTTACGCAGCGGCTGGCGGAACCGGCTTAGGTGTTTACCAAGCAGCAAAAGACGCAGGCAAATACGCCATTGGCGTTGACTCAAACCAAAACCACCTGCAGCCAGGCACTATGTTGACCTCAATGGTTAAGAAAGTTGGCGCGGTTGCTTACAGTACTTGGGAAGAAGGCATGAACGATACTTGGCAGCCAGGTATTAAAGCCCTGGGTCTTAAGGAAGATTCTGTTGATTGGGCACAAGATGAATACAACGCCTCATTAATCACTCCAGAATTGAAAGCCTACGTAGAAGGTATTAAAGCCGATATTATTTCTGGCAAGATTGCTGTTCATGACTACATGTCAGACAACACCTGTAACTACTAA
- a CDS encoding NupC/NupG family nucleoside CNT transporter — protein MNSTVMSLVGVLALLGIAFLLSDNKKRINKRTVLGAFAIQAGFGAFVLYLPFGQDVLAAVSGGVQSIIDSAQAGINFLFGGLGTDAMFGNGVGFVFAIRVLPIIVFFSSLIAVLYYLGIMQKIILVIGGALQKALGTSRPESMSATANIFVGQTEAPIVVKPFIPKMSESELFAIMVGGLASVAGSVLAGYAGLGVELKYLIAASFMAAPGGLLMAKIIKPETSASEQDMEATLAEEDRPANVIDAAASGASTGLHLALNVGAMLLAFIGLIALLNSMVGGIGGWFGVEGLTIELILGYIFAPVAWIIGVPWAEAIQAGSFIGQKLIVNEFVAYINFVDIRETLSEHTQVIVTFALCGFANLSSIAILLGGLGSMAPSRRGDIARLGLKAVAAASLANLMSAALAGFFFSLL, from the coding sequence ATGAACAGTACTGTAATGAGCTTGGTCGGCGTACTCGCGCTACTGGGGATTGCATTTTTGCTTTCCGACAACAAAAAACGAATTAACAAACGTACCGTATTGGGAGCTTTTGCTATCCAAGCTGGTTTTGGTGCATTTGTACTTTACCTTCCATTTGGTCAAGACGTACTGGCTGCTGTTTCAGGTGGTGTTCAATCGATTATTGATAGTGCTCAAGCGGGTATAAACTTTTTGTTTGGTGGCTTAGGCACTGATGCAATGTTTGGCAACGGTGTTGGTTTTGTATTTGCCATTCGCGTATTACCTATCATTGTATTCTTCTCTTCATTAATTGCGGTGCTTTACTACCTTGGCATTATGCAGAAGATTATTTTGGTCATTGGTGGTGCTTTACAGAAAGCATTAGGTACTAGTCGTCCAGAGTCTATGTCTGCGACTGCAAACATCTTTGTTGGCCAAACTGAAGCACCAATTGTAGTTAAACCTTTCATTCCAAAAATGAGCGAGTCTGAGTTATTTGCCATTATGGTGGGTGGTTTGGCTTCGGTAGCGGGTTCTGTATTAGCCGGTTATGCGGGTTTAGGTGTAGAACTTAAGTACCTGATTGCCGCATCATTTATGGCGGCACCTGGTGGCCTATTAATGGCTAAAATCATTAAGCCGGAAACTAGCGCTTCTGAGCAAGATATGGAGGCAACCTTAGCAGAAGAAGATCGCCCAGCTAACGTTATCGACGCTGCAGCAAGCGGTGCTTCAACCGGTTTACACCTTGCCCTTAACGTAGGTGCAATGCTACTTGCCTTTATTGGTTTGATTGCATTGCTAAACAGCATGGTTGGCGGCATTGGTGGTTGGTTTGGGGTAGAAGGCCTAACCATTGAACTTATCTTAGGTTACATCTTCGCACCAGTTGCTTGGATTATTGGTGTGCCGTGGGCTGAAGCCATTCAAGCGGGTAGCTTTATTGGTCAAAAGCTTATCGTTAACGAATTTGTTGCTTACATTAACTTTGTAGATATTCGTGAAACACTGTCAGAGCACACGCAAGTCATTGTTACTTTTGCGCTATGTGGTTTCGCTAACTTATCTTCAATTGCAATTCTATTAGGTGGTTTAGGTAGCATGGCGCCATCACGCCGTGGTGACATTGCTCGCCTAGGTCTTAAAGCTGTAGCCGCTGCATCATTAGCTAACTTAATGAGTGCTGCACTTGCTGGTTTCTTCTTCAGCCTGCTATAG
- a CDS encoding ABC transporter ATP-binding protein: MIHAADFAIKLEKIDKRFGSVHANRSIDLAIPQGTIHGIIGENGAGKSTLMSIIYGFYHADSGSMQVHGQHYQPHNSQEAIKAGIGMVHQHFMLVDTFTVLENIVLGAEDGWKLDDSLSAARKKLKQLAKDYGLDVPLDTVVGELAVGLQQRVEILKALYRGAKILILDEPTGVLTPQEADHLFTILGKLREQGTTIMIITHKLREVLAITDNVSVMRQGAMVEHVVTAETNQEQLAELMVGRKVLLQVERGEAKPQAPLIEVNKLGYIDSAGVKRVKDISFNVRAGEIVGIAGVSGNGQSEILSLLSGIITPSSGSMTLNGHTINANSHYNPRSVRAIGVGHIPEDRHKQGLINKFAAKEAYILGYHHLPQYNKGVLQDKQAIEQGCQQSMEKWDVRPADTNLKTANFSGGNQQKLVIAREMEQDPDILLVGQPTRGVDIGAIEYIHQQIIHSRDAGKAVLLVSVELDEIVNLADRIIVVFDGAIVGEVSAAQADEQTLGLMMANIVPEHLKNTAQGGEI; encoded by the coding sequence TTGATTCACGCAGCTGATTTTGCCATTAAACTGGAAAAAATCGATAAGCGTTTTGGCAGCGTTCATGCCAATCGCAGTATCGACCTTGCCATTCCTCAAGGCACAATTCATGGAATTATTGGCGAAAATGGCGCCGGTAAGTCCACCCTAATGAGTATTATCTACGGCTTTTATCATGCCGACTCTGGCTCTATGCAGGTGCACGGCCAGCATTACCAACCGCATAATTCTCAAGAAGCCATCAAGGCAGGTATTGGCATGGTGCACCAGCACTTCATGTTAGTGGATACCTTTACCGTTCTGGAAAACATAGTTCTGGGTGCGGAAGACGGTTGGAAATTAGATGATAGCTTAAGCGCAGCGCGCAAAAAACTTAAGCAATTGGCAAAAGACTACGGTTTAGACGTACCACTAGACACCGTTGTTGGTGAGCTAGCAGTGGGTTTGCAGCAACGCGTAGAGATTTTAAAAGCCTTATATCGTGGTGCCAAAATTCTCATTTTGGATGAACCTACCGGCGTACTTACGCCGCAAGAAGCCGACCACTTGTTCACTATTTTAGGTAAGCTTCGTGAGCAAGGCACCACCATCATGATCATTACCCATAAGCTTCGCGAAGTATTAGCGATTACCGACAATGTATCGGTAATGCGACAAGGCGCGATGGTAGAGCATGTAGTAACGGCTGAAACCAACCAAGAACAACTTGCCGAGCTAATGGTAGGTCGTAAAGTATTACTCCAGGTAGAGCGCGGTGAAGCCAAACCACAAGCGCCTTTAATTGAAGTAAACAAGCTTGGCTACATCGATAGCGCTGGGGTTAAGCGCGTAAAAGATATCTCCTTTAATGTACGCGCTGGAGAAATCGTCGGTATTGCTGGGGTGTCTGGTAATGGTCAATCAGAAATTCTTAGCTTATTAAGCGGCATTATCACACCCAGCAGCGGCAGCATGACCCTAAACGGGCATACCATTAACGCTAACAGCCATTACAATCCGCGCAGCGTTAGAGCCATTGGCGTAGGCCACATTCCTGAAGACCGACACAAGCAAGGGCTTATCAATAAATTTGCCGCCAAAGAAGCTTATATACTCGGTTACCACCACCTTCCCCAATACAACAAAGGCGTATTGCAAGACAAACAAGCAATTGAACAGGGCTGTCAGCAGAGCATGGAGAAGTGGGACGTTCGCCCCGCCGACACCAACTTAAAAACCGCCAACTTCTCGGGAGGCAATCAGCAAAAACTGGTGATTGCTCGCGAGATGGAACAAGACCCAGATATTCTTCTGGTTGGCCAACCTACCCGCGGCGTAGACATTGGTGCCATTGAGTATATTCACCAACAGATCATTCACTCTCGTGACGCAGGTAAAGCGGTTTTATTGGTATCGGTTGAGTTAGATGAAATTGTTAACTTAGCAGACCGAATTATCGTGGTTTTTGACGGCGCAATTGTCGGTGAAGTAAGCGCAGCGCAAGCAGATGAACAAACCTTAGGATTAATGATGGCCAATATTGTGCCAGAGCACTTAAAAAACACCGCGCAGGGAGGTGAAATATGA
- the deoC gene encoding deoxyribose-phosphate aldolase yields MSQSLIAVAREALSLMDLTTLNEDDTRESVAALCAQAKSAQGQVAAICIYPRFIPFARKVLAEHGASEVKIATVTNFPLGEDDVELAVAETKAAVAYGADEVDVVFPWRALMAGNEQVGFDLVKACKAACGDIKLKVIIESGELNSPALITKASELSIKAGADFIKTSTGKVPVNATPEAAEIMLKAIAEFNPECGFKAAGGVKSAEQAKIYLDLATKTLGDDWLSQAHFRFGASSLLAALQATISGDENAQAGAGY; encoded by the coding sequence ATGTCTCAGTCTCTTATCGCTGTGGCGCGTGAAGCCCTTTCTTTAATGGATCTCACTACCCTTAACGAAGACGATACTCGCGAGAGTGTAGCGGCTTTATGTGCTCAAGCTAAATCGGCACAAGGCCAAGTTGCGGCTATTTGTATTTACCCTCGTTTCATTCCTTTCGCTCGTAAAGTACTGGCCGAACATGGTGCTAGTGAGGTGAAAATTGCCACCGTAACTAACTTCCCTTTAGGTGAAGATGATGTGGAATTAGCAGTGGCTGAAACCAAAGCTGCAGTTGCCTATGGCGCTGACGAGGTAGACGTAGTATTCCCATGGCGCGCGCTAATGGCGGGCAATGAGCAAGTTGGTTTTGATTTGGTGAAAGCCTGTAAAGCTGCCTGTGGCGATATAAAGCTGAAGGTGATTATTGAAAGTGGCGAACTTAATAGCCCAGCCTTAATTACCAAGGCCAGCGAGCTTTCAATTAAAGCCGGTGCCGACTTTATCAAAACTTCTACCGGTAAAGTGCCAGTAAATGCGACGCCAGAAGCTGCAGAAATCATGCTAAAAGCGATTGCTGAATTTAACCCAGAGTGTGGCTTTAAAGCTGCTGGTGGGGTTAAAAGCGCCGAACAAGCGAAAATTTACTTAGATCTTGCGACTAAAACCCTGGGTGACGACTGGCTGAGCCAAGCCCACTTCCGCTTTGGTGCTTCAAGCCTTTTAGCCGCTTTGCAAGCCACTATTTCTGGTGATGAAAACGCCCAAGCTGGCGCAGGTTATTAG
- a CDS encoding ABC transporter permease: MSQAQVPAWVSVALLPAINVLAAFLVSALLFMYIDISPIDAIKVMWTGAFGYAEGIGYTLYYTTGFIFTGLAVAIAFHAGLFNIGGEGQAYIGGLGVGLVCLTLGEYAPWYVVFPVAIVVGGLFGAAWAFIPAYLQAKRGSHIVITTIMFNFIAASLMAYLLVDVLKPDTTMATESRVFAVSSWLPKMHEMLGWVGVSMSASPLNLSFIFALLCCLLLWLFIWHTRWGYEIRSVGSNPSAATYAGISYVKIVIIAMLISGMLAGFFGLNVLQGELHQIKLNFVEGFGFTGIAVALMGRNHPLGVLLASLLFGFLYQGGAELSFEYGVDRNIVVVLQGLVILFSGALEHMFKPSLERTYLKLFAKKPSPSEGVA, from the coding sequence ATGAGCCAAGCTCAAGTACCTGCATGGGTGAGTGTTGCCCTGTTACCCGCTATTAATGTATTGGCCGCTTTTTTAGTGTCGGCCTTACTGTTTATGTATATCGACATATCACCCATCGACGCGATAAAAGTGATGTGGACCGGCGCTTTTGGTTATGCCGAAGGCATTGGTTATACCTTGTATTACACCACAGGATTTATCTTTACCGGTTTAGCCGTAGCTATCGCCTTTCACGCTGGCTTATTTAATATTGGTGGCGAAGGCCAAGCCTATATTGGTGGCTTAGGGGTTGGTTTAGTCTGCTTAACCCTAGGCGAGTATGCGCCTTGGTATGTAGTATTCCCTGTAGCCATCGTGGTGGGTGGTTTATTTGGCGCGGCTTGGGCGTTTATCCCTGCCTACTTGCAAGCTAAGCGTGGTTCACACATTGTGATCACCACCATCATGTTCAACTTTATTGCAGCCTCATTAATGGCTTATTTACTGGTTGATGTCCTTAAACCAGATACAACCATGGCTACCGAAAGCCGAGTTTTTGCGGTGTCTTCGTGGCTACCTAAAATGCATGAAATGCTCGGTTGGGTGGGTGTGAGCATGTCTGCAAGCCCGCTCAACTTAAGCTTCATATTTGCCTTATTATGCTGTTTGTTGCTGTGGTTATTTATTTGGCATACTCGCTGGGGCTACGAAATACGCTCGGTAGGTTCTAACCCTAGTGCCGCCACTTATGCAGGCATTAGCTACGTTAAAATCGTAATTATTGCGATGTTGATATCGGGCATGCTGGCCGGCTTCTTTGGCCTTAACGTGTTGCAAGGTGAACTGCACCAAATCAAATTAAACTTTGTAGAAGGTTTTGGTTTTACCGGTATTGCTGTTGCCTTGATGGGGCGCAACCACCCTCTAGGCGTATTGCTCGCTAGCTTACTGTTTGGTTTCCTCTATCAAGGCGGAGCAGAGTTAAGTTTTGAATACGGGGTAGACCGTAACATCGTGGTGGTTCTGCAAGGTTTAGTGATTCTATTCTCAGGCGCTTTAGAGCACATGTTTAAACCATCGCTTGAACGTACTTACCTCAAGCTTTTTGCTAAAAAACCAAGCCCATCAGAAGGAGTCGCTTAA
- a CDS encoding phosphopentomutase — translation MKRAIILMLDSFGIGASDDAETFGDQGANTMLHIAEQCAQGKADIGRSGPLTIPNLNRLGLGQACSESGGVFPPGLDPQEQPIGNYGYAAELSSGKDTPSGHWEIAGVPVLFDWGYFSEPENSFPQSLLDELVKRADLPGYLGNCHASGTEVLERLGEEHMASGKPIFYTSADSVFQIAAHEESFGLERLLKLCEIARELVDPYNIGRVIARPFVGNSAKEFARTGNRRDLSVLPPAPTLLDRMADAGGEVVSIGKIADIYAQQGITRKVKATGLEGLFDLTLSEMERQVDNSIIFTNFVDFDSAYGHRRDVPGYAAALEYFDQRLPELLAKLSDDDIVILTADHGCDPTWPGSDHTREHIPVIFYGKNLPAKNVGKRDTFADIGQTIADYMKLPALEYGTSFLQE, via the coding sequence ATGAAACGTGCAATTATATTAATGCTAGATTCCTTTGGCATTGGTGCCAGTGATGACGCTGAGACATTCGGTGATCAGGGTGCTAACACCATGCTGCATATTGCCGAGCAATGTGCCCAAGGGAAGGCCGATATTGGCCGCAGCGGCCCGTTAACAATTCCTAACTTAAACCGTCTTGGTTTAGGCCAAGCATGTAGCGAGAGTGGTGGGGTATTTCCTCCAGGCTTAGACCCGCAAGAGCAGCCTATTGGTAATTACGGTTACGCTGCAGAGTTGTCTAGTGGTAAAGACACCCCAAGCGGTCACTGGGAAATTGCCGGTGTACCGGTATTGTTTGATTGGGGCTATTTTAGCGAACCCGAGAATAGCTTCCCTCAAAGCCTATTAGATGAATTGGTTAAGCGTGCTGACTTACCTGGCTACCTAGGCAATTGTCATGCTTCGGGCACCGAAGTATTGGAGCGCCTAGGTGAAGAACACATGGCCAGCGGTAAGCCAATTTTTTATACTTCTGCTGATAGCGTATTTCAGATTGCAGCTCACGAAGAGAGCTTCGGTTTAGAGCGTTTACTTAAGTTATGTGAAATTGCTCGAGAGTTGGTTGACCCTTACAACATTGGCCGAGTGATTGCTCGCCCCTTTGTAGGCAACAGCGCTAAAGAGTTTGCCCGAACGGGTAACCGCAGAGATCTTTCGGTGTTACCCCCAGCTCCAACATTGCTGGACCGCATGGCAGATGCCGGTGGCGAAGTGGTGAGCATTGGTAAAATTGCCGATATTTATGCCCAGCAGGGGATAACTCGCAAAGTTAAAGCCACCGGTTTAGAAGGCCTGTTTGACTTAACTTTGAGCGAAATGGAGCGCCAAGTAGATAACAGTATTATCTTCACTAATTTTGTGGATTTTGATTCGGCATATGGGCATCGCCGCGATGTACCGGGTTATGCGGCCGCGTTGGAGTACTTCGACCAACGATTACCGGAGCTATTAGCCAAGCTGAGTGATGACGACATTGTTATCCTCACCGCAGATCACGGCTGTGACCCAACTTGGCCAGGCAGTGACCATACTCGTGAACATATTCCGGTCATCTTTTATGGTAAGAATTTACCGGCCAAGAATGTAGGTAAACGAGATACCTTTGCCGACATAGGCCAAACCATCGCCGATTACATGAAACTGCCTGCTCTAGAGTACGGCACTAGCTTTTTACAAGAATAA
- the deoA gene encoding thymidine phosphorylase yields the protein MLLPQEIIRRKRDGQALSLEEIQFMVDGITNGQLSDSQIGAFAMAVYFNSMNGSEATALTCAMRDSGQVLSWDHLNLPGPVVDKHSTGGVGDLTSLLLGPMVAACGGHVPMISGRGLGHTGGTLDKLEAIPNYSISPSSQQFESIVKDVGIAIIGQTGELAPADKRLYGIRDVTATVESIPLITASILSKKLASGLEALVMDVKAGSGAFMPDFAQSKALAESIVEVANAAGVKCCALLTDMNQPLAPSAGNAVEIAETLRYLKGDTSAHRLHQVTTALASEMLLSSGLASSAQDAEQQLAASISSGAALERFAQMVSALGGPSDFVERSEHYLPQAKVIKPVLAKHSGMIQQLDCRELGMAVVGLGGGRSVPGAAIDHSVGFTELVELGDVVDKGQNLLMLHADDEDAWQAAAKQIQQAIKLDEPSSAQADVNPVYQRIGPC from the coding sequence ATGTTGTTACCCCAAGAGATTATTCGACGTAAACGTGATGGCCAAGCGCTGTCGCTAGAAGAAATCCAGTTTATGGTGGACGGTATTACCAACGGCCAGTTAAGTGATAGCCAGATTGGCGCCTTTGCAATGGCTGTTTACTTCAACAGTATGAATGGCAGTGAAGCCACGGCGCTTACCTGTGCAATGCGTGATTCGGGCCAAGTGCTGAGCTGGGATCACCTAAACTTGCCTGGGCCAGTTGTGGATAAGCATTCTACTGGTGGCGTGGGTGATTTAACGTCCTTACTTTTGGGGCCAATGGTAGCCGCATGTGGTGGTCATGTGCCGATGATTTCGGGGCGTGGTTTAGGCCATACTGGCGGTACGTTGGATAAGCTAGAAGCCATTCCTAATTACTCAATTAGCCCTAGCTCTCAGCAATTTGAAAGCATTGTAAAAGATGTAGGCATTGCCATTATTGGCCAAACCGGTGAGCTGGCGCCTGCCGACAAGCGCCTTTATGGCATTCGGGATGTAACCGCCACGGTGGAGTCTATTCCACTAATTACCGCTTCTATTTTAAGTAAGAAGCTAGCTTCTGGCTTAGAAGCCTTAGTGATGGATGTTAAAGCTGGTAGCGGCGCATTTATGCCCGACTTTGCTCAGTCAAAAGCTTTGGCTGAAAGCATCGTGGAAGTCGCCAACGCTGCGGGAGTAAAGTGCTGCGCTTTGCTTACCGATATGAACCAGCCCTTAGCGCCTAGTGCTGGTAATGCGGTTGAGATAGCGGAAACTCTGCGTTACTTAAAAGGCGATACGTCAGCTCATCGCTTACATCAAGTTACCACCGCTTTAGCCAGCGAGATGCTGTTATCTAGCGGCTTAGCCAGCTCTGCCCAAGATGCTGAGCAACAGCTAGCGGCTAGCATTAGCTCTGGTGCCGCTTTGGAGCGTTTTGCTCAAATGGTTAGCGCGTTAGGCGGCCCTAGTGATTTTGTGGAACGCAGTGAGCACTACTTACCACAAGCCAAAGTGATTAAACCGGTATTAGCTAAACACAGTGGCATGATTCAACAGCTAGATTGCCGAGAGTTAGGTATGGCAGTTGTTGGTCTGGGCGGTGGCAGAAGTGTACCGGGAGCGGCGATTGATCACAGCGTAGGTTTTACTGAGCTAGTAGAGTTAGGTGATGTGGTAGACAAGGGACAAAACTTGTTGATGCTACACGCCGATGATGAAGATGCGTGGCAAGCAGCAGCAAAACAAATTCAACAGGCGATAAAGCTGGATGAACCCAGTTCAGCGCAGGCCGATGTAAATCCTGTTTATCAGCGCATTGGTCCTTGTTAA
- a CDS encoding XapX domain-containing protein, with product MYEVIIALITGAVVGVVFSAIKLPLPAPPVLSGIIGILGIYLGGMAYQNVLERFFS from the coding sequence ATGTACGAAGTTATTATTGCCCTAATTACTGGCGCGGTTGTTGGCGTAGTTTTTAGTGCTATTAAACTGCCACTACCAGCTCCACCGGTGTTATCAGGCATTATTGGCATTTTAGGTATCTATTTGGGCGGCATGGCTTACCAAAATGTGTTGGAACGTTTTTTTTCGTAA
- a CDS encoding ABC transporter permease, which produces MFETIILMLDATIRVATPLIFASLAGMFCERSGIVNIALEGKLLAAAFVGAATAHLTGSAWLGLLAGIGISVLLALLHGFATITHRGDHVVSGMAINILAAGLTVTLGRHWFHQGGQTPALSGDARFAPIQLPGAEAMADVPVIGLLYSELISGHSALVYLLIITVPLAWYVMFKTRFGLRLRAVGESPAAIDTAGISVVKMRYSAVIICGLLVGIGGVYLSVAQTAQFIPNMSAGKGYMALAALIFGKWRPFTALAACLLFGFLDAMAIRLQGVSIADFAIPVQAIEAIPYVLTVFLLAGFIGKAVAPKAIGVPYTKERE; this is translated from the coding sequence ATGTTTGAAACAATTATCTTAATGCTAGACGCCACCATACGGGTAGCAACACCACTTATCTTCGCCTCACTGGCGGGTATGTTCTGCGAACGCTCGGGTATTGTGAACATTGCCTTAGAAGGCAAGTTGCTAGCGGCCGCTTTTGTTGGCGCTGCTACTGCGCATTTAACCGGTTCGGCTTGGCTCGGACTGTTGGCAGGGATAGGCATCTCAGTACTATTAGCGCTATTACACGGCTTTGCCACGATTACCCATCGCGGCGACCATGTGGTAAGTGGTATGGCGATTAACATTCTAGCCGCCGGTTTAACGGTAACCCTAGGACGCCACTGGTTCCATCAGGGTGGTCAAACCCCCGCTTTAAGTGGTGATGCCCGCTTTGCGCCAATTCAACTACCTGGCGCTGAGGCAATGGCCGACGTCCCAGTGATCGGGTTGTTGTATTCAGAGCTAATTAGCGGCCACTCGGCCTTGGTGTATTTGCTAATCATAACCGTGCCTTTAGCATGGTATGTAATGTTTAAAACCCGCTTTGGTTTACGTTTGCGTGCCGTGGGTGAGTCGCCAGCAGCGATTGATACCGCCGGTATATCGGTGGTTAAAATGCGTTACAGCGCGGTGATTATATGTGGCTTACTGGTGGGTATTGGTGGCGTGTATTTGTCGGTAGCACAAACCGCTCAGTTCATTCCTAACATGAGTGCCGGTAAAGGCTATATGGCACTGGCTGCCTTAATCTTTGGCAAGTGGCGACCATTTACCGCATTGGCTGCATGTTTACTGTTTGGTTTCTTGGATGCAATGGCGATACGTTTACAAGGCGTTTCTATTGCCGACTTTGCTATTCCAGTACAAGCCATTGAAGCAATACCTTACGTGCTTACAGTATTCTTACTTGCAGGATTCATCGGCAAAGCAGTCGCACCAAAGGCAATTGGTGTTCCTTACACCAAAGAACGCGAATAG